In Synechococcales cyanobacterium T60_A2020_003, the sequence GATGGATGCTTGCCGACGCCGTTTTTGCAGTCCTTTGAACCAGAGCAGATCACCCTCAGGTTGAACCGTGATGTCCAGGGACAAAATCTGGCGCGACAGGCGCAGGAATTGCTGCCGGATGTGCGGCAAGTCGTAGCGCCCCAGGCGGATTGGTTTCGCCATCTCCAGCAGGTGCGACAGGCGGATATTCAGCGACAATTGCAGGCGCAAAAACGGCGGGGACGAGAACGCTGAATCACCTACTATTCTTCGCGCGGTGGATGCCAACCAAACTCAATCCAGATCGAACGGGCTGTCACCAGATTTTCGTTGTTCAAACGCAGCGCGATCGCGGTGGCTCGACCCACCGAAGTCAAGCCGATAATCTGTGTCCCACCATTCCGCCACTCAAAATGCTCACGCCATAACTGCGTGCGCGGATTGAATAAAGGCACAATTTGCTGGGTTTCCGGGTC encodes:
- a CDS encoding HNH endonuclease — encoded protein: MGIPERLRQQIITRAEQRCEYCKTSSRLTGTPLVMDHIQPLSLGGQDDAANLADACYRCNEFKGARTVASDPETQQIVPLFNPRTQLWREHFEWRNGGTQIIGLTSVGRATAIALRLNNENLVTARSIWIEFGWHPPREE